One window of Triticum dicoccoides isolate Atlit2015 ecotype Zavitan chromosome 5A, WEW_v2.0, whole genome shotgun sequence genomic DNA carries:
- the LOC119301970 gene encoding photosystem I reaction center subunit V, chloroplastic-like, producing MAASTAAVLSPPTVAGLRLAPSPRAAVSFRGASSSAARRSVAARAALEPSVVISLSTGLSLVMGRFVFFNFQRENVAKQVPEQNGKTHFEAGDERAKEFAGILKSNDPVGFNLVDVLAWGSIGHIVAYYILATTSNGYDPPFFG from the coding sequence ATGGCCGCCTCGACCGCCGCCGTGCTGTCCCCGCCCACCGTGGCCGGGCTCCGCCTGGCGCCGTCCCCGCGCGCGGCCGTCTCGTTCCGGGGGGCCTcgtcgtcggcggcgaggcggtccgtggcggcgcgggcggcgctggAGCCGTCGGTGGTGATCAGCCTCAGCACGGGGCTGTCGCTGGTGATGGGCCGCTTCGTCTTCTTCAACTTCCAGCGGGAGAACGTGGCGAAGCAGGTCCCCGAGCAGAACGGCAAGACCCACTTCGAGGCCGGCGACGAGCGCGCCAAGGAGTTCGCCGGCATCCTCAAGTCCAACGACCCCGTCGGCTTCAACCTCGTCGACGTCCTCGCCTGGGGCTCCATCGGCCACATCGTCGCCTACTACATCCTCGCCACCACCAGCAACGGATACGACCCACCCTTCTTCGGCTGA
- the LOC119301971 gene encoding WPP domain-interacting protein 2-like, whose product MDSGANSVGSVGESPPPLSPPGRPAAKGRGLRRWRRIPREHHDDDGGSPAGPVAASAAAGAASAEVDLAQLHKRRLPVGADAPKGKQEAAAEEDSPVASVESSFVPPEAPPSPSPAPALTRLDPDLGLLIASAGFSVGAGGADSDNSDDRTSKSSTALPRHDFSLAGFGRDRDRARSRAPGAAAHAKNLRTARARGAGARAFSAASSTVEPENSRSSVESDLRSTGAAHARKSSAGISSNGVHKFLYTDGDHSDDEAPSEHLRSAAGGFYKENGSAVGRMAMGNGDLYAHDHGFHEGSIGKGENGGIHSGLDPYADSISMLQSAQEALENELQMFVEIGKESSDNSTDNSDENEWSSSPNCEDFSEEISEKLKLLESKLEEASLLIDEKDSRILELDTLNKTKPGETALYNSKLLSLQSEVDQLLMEKMEADIQCFILKRASEAWQPQTEGQGALQEAQKTLSEDHKQLEVKLRHTENRARTLEDLVEKLESQCKELSNASEVLKLQAGASRASLFCSVQLVLLCIAVWTFVARFLPSPPEFVPT is encoded by the exons ATGGACTCCGGCGCCAACAGCGTCGGCTCcgtcggcgagtcgccgccgccgctctcCCCGCCGGGTCGCCCGGCCGCCAAGGGCCGCGGCCTCCGCCGGTGGCGCCGTATCCCCCGCGAGCaccacgacgacgacggcggctccCCCGCGGGCCCCGTCGCCGCCTCAGCCGCCGCTGGCGCTGCTAGCGCTGAGGTCGACCTGGCGCAGCTCCATAAGCGCCGTCTCCCCGTCGGCGCCGACGCGCCCAAGGGGAAGCAGGAGGCGGCGGCCGAGGAGGATAGTCCGGTCGCGTCGGTCGAGTCCAGCTTCGTGCCGCCGGAGGCGCCTCCGTCGCCGTCCCCAGCTCCGGCTCTGACTCGTCTGGACCCGGATCTTGGCCTCCTGATCGCGTCCGCCGGCTTCTCGGTGGGCGCCGGCGGCGCCGACTCGGACAACAGCGACGACCGGACCAGCAAATCCTCCACCGCGCTCCCGCGCCACGACTTCTCGCTCGCCGGCTTCGGCCGCGACCGCGACAGGGCGCGGTCCCGCGCCCCCGGCGCCGCCGCTCACGCCAAGAACCTCCGTACCGCACGCGCTCGCGGCGCGGGTGCGCGCGCCTTCTCCGCGGCCTCCTCCACGGTGGAACCGGAGAACTCGCGCTCCAGCGTCGAGTCTGACCTCCGCAGCACTGGCGCTGCTCACGCTCGAAAATCAAGCGCTGGCATCAGCAGTAATGGCGTTCACAAGTTTCTCTACACTGATGGCGACCACAGCGACGATGAAGCTCCAAGTGAGCACTTGCGATCTGCAGCTGGAGGTTTCTATAAGGAGAATGGGAGTGCAGTAGGGAGAATGGCAATGGGGAATGGTGATTTGTATGCCCATGATCACGGATTTCATGAAGGGAGCATCGGCAAGGGTGAGAATGGAGGGATCCATTCAGGTCTTGATCCGTACGCCGACTCAATTTCGATGCTTCAGTCAGCACAAGAAGCACTTGAGAATG AGCTCCAAATGTTTGTGGAAATCGGGAAAGAAAGCAGTGACAATTCCACAGACAATTCCGATGAAAATGAATGGAGCAGTTCACCCAATTGCGAAGATTTTTCAGAAGAAATAAGTGAAAAGTTGAAGCTTCTAGAGTCCAAGCTGGAAGAAGCTTCCCTTCTCATCGATGAGAAGGATTCGAGAATACTTGAACTTGATACACTCAACAAGACAAAACCAGGGGAAACCGCACTATACAATAGCAAGCTACTTTCCCTACAGTCTGAAGTTGATCAACTGCTCATGGAGAAGATGGAGGCCGATATCCAGTGCTTCATCCTGAAAAGAGCTTCAGAAGCTTGGCAGCCCCAGACTGAGGGTCAGGGCGCTCTTCAAGAAGCTCAGAAGACTCTGTCCGAGGATCACAAACAGCTGGAGGTCAAGCTTCGGCACACCGAGAACAGAGCGAGGACGCTAGAGGATTTGGTGGAGAAGCTAGAGTCACAGTGCAAAGAGCTCTCAAACGCTTCAGAGGTCCTGAAGCTGCAGGCCGGAGCGAGTCGAGCTTCACTTTTTTGTTCGGTTCAGTTAGTGCTGCTGTGCATCGCAGTGTGGACATTCGTCGCGCGGTTCTTGCCCTCTCCCCCCGAATTTGTACCTACTTGA